The following are encoded together in the Chanodichthys erythropterus isolate Z2021 chromosome 16, ASM2448905v1, whole genome shotgun sequence genome:
- the arhgap29b gene encoding rho GTPase-activating protein 29 isoform X3, protein MGDVDSGSRLGYPQARRSCSFENLSEDSRGCSQNDLADHALSPELSTVEQVDLLLLKNDSGVESALLYAKAWSKYTKDVLAWVEKRLSLDMECAKSFAKMAESAKAVASQQDYMPFRDIYVSAFKNEIEYNHVLLQTAAALQTNKFIQPLLARKNDLDKQRKEIKEQWQRELKKMGEAESALKKARLLKVQKKEEYEKARSSTSRTEEEQPTAGGRTLEKKRRVEEEALQKAEEAQEQYKACVADLEAKKVGLSNAKSEILAQIRKLVFQCDLTLKAVTVNWFQMQQAQTVPLSVNYQALSEQAKKYEPGQRYSEFVCSLPKERVWLESLSQDITTSSKTGISLHKRSQSSTRSSHGNLSQGSVTSADNHSADEVEGTVQPCKAKIAERRSNSSIDMQASRTQGSQRAWSSGSAGGGGMCSDSESAGGSSESRSMDSPTASPGDFKRRLPRTPSTGTMSSADDLDEREPPSPSDNGLAEMVLETASSPGPFRNAQMSKAAHTHKLRKLRAPSKCRECDSLVMFHGAECEECSLACHKKCLETLAIQCGHKKLQGRLHLFGIDFAQVAKNSPDGIPFIIKKCTSEIESRALNIKGIYRVNGAKSRVEKLCQAFENGKDLVELSDLHPHDISNVLKLYLRQLPEPLILYRYYNDVIGLAKETQNLDETDSAKEKSTGEQLCLSIELKRVLFKIRDLLRQLPGAHYKTLQFLITHLHRVTEQSEENKMTASNLGIIFGPTLIKPRQLDAEVSLSSLVDYPHQARMVELLINYHQMIFDVPLSPVSPTSPTASQASTVPNIQDKEPKLSRHSRSLMDIKESAKIYKRHSSVITSAQLVEEVKEMKTGDDRAQTPVGECSDINGVDSAPVDMQKSTSVFSRPSASSRLVQLRPQRSKPVSRPISMPVDRLLNEVNSRNTVEHEHSPAAIQETTEPEKPSTPRLSSYYRNPLIDTQTLRRTWDRQYRHYDVTPRTAMIVANLPPSGVPKASEISVVPHSIATRKDGTSQSVGAPITFRAPRTLKPPPGTFYRPPSGAQFRSFDSLAKTVSAAPTTTTGAVYTTAITILTTAASSNVATVTTAVTTPPTTPTTPVTVALTAKPTFTTITSTVSGVEEGLSESDSQSPITLSPPQSPGSSAEELSPTDAKPLYQRRSRRMQELEQREAHFV, encoded by the exons TCTTTTGAAAACCTCTCTGAAGATTCACGGGGCTGCAGTCAAAATGATCTGGCAG ATCATGCTCTGTCTCCAGAGCTGTCCACTGTCGAGCAGGTGGACCTCCTTCTGCTGAAGAATGACAGTGGAGTTGAGTCGGCCTTGCTCTATGCCAAGGCCTGGTCCAAATACACCAAAGACGTGTTGGCATGGGTGGAGAAACGCCTCAGCCTGG ACATGGAATGTGCCAAAAGTTTTGCCAAGATGGCAGAATCTGCAAAGGCAGTAGCAAGTCAGCAG GACTACATGCCGTTCCGGGATATTTATGTCTCTGCGTTTAAAAATGAGATAGAGTACAATCATGTTCTGCTCCAAACGGCTGCAGCTcttcaaacaaacaaattcaTACAG CCACTGCTGGCCCGCAAGAATGACCTGGACAAGCAGAGGAAAGAGATAAAGGAACAATGGCAAAGAGAGCTGAAGAAAATG GGCGAGGCCGAGAGCGCTTTGAAGAAGGCTAGGTTGCTGAAGGTGCAGAAGAAAGAGGAGTACGAGAAGGCACGCAGCTCCACCAGCCGCACCGAAGAGGAGCAGCCGACAGCAGGAGGCAGGACTCTGGAGAAGAAACGGAGGGTGGAGGAAGAGGCCCTACAGAAG GCAGAGGAAGCGCAGGAGCAGTATAAAGCCTGTGTGGCCGATCTAGAGGCAAAGAAGGTCGGCTTGTCAAATGCTAAGAGTGAGATCCTCGCTCAGATTCGGAAGCTGGTCTTCCAATGCGACCTGACTCTCAAAGCG GTGACAGTGAACTGGTTCCAGATGCAACAGGCTCAGACTGTGCCTCTGTCTGTCAACTACCAAGCTCTAAGTGAACAGGCCAAAAAGTATGAGCCTGGCCAGCGCTACTCTGAGTTTGTTTGCAGCTTGCCTAAAGAGCGAGTGTGGCTGGAGTCTCTGTCTCAGGACATCACTACTTCCTCAAAAACGGG AATATCTCTTCATAAGAGGTCTCAAAGTAGCACCCGTTCGTCCCATGGGAACCTGTCGCAGGGTTCTGTTACCTCTGCGGATAACCACAGCGCAGACGAGGTTGAGGGTACCGTACAACCCTGCAAGGCCAAGATCGCAGAGAGACGGTCCAATAGCAGCATAGACATGCAAG CGTCAAGGACGCAGGGCTCACAGCGGGCCTGGAGCTCAGGCAGTGCCGGCGGAGGAGGGATGTGCAGTGACTCGGAGAGTGCTGGGGGAAGCAGCGAGTCTCGTTCCATGGACTCTCCCACAGCCAGTCCAG GGGATTTCAAACGCAGGCTTCCCAGAACTCCCTCAACTGGTACTATGTCTTCTGCAGATGACCTGGATGAGAGGGAACCCCCTTCCCCATCAGATAATG GTCTCGCTGAGATGGTGTTGGAAACGGCCAGTTCTCCCGGCCCTTTCCGCAATGCTCAGATGTCAAAAGCGGCGCACACCCACAAGTTGCGGAAACTGAGAGCGCCTTCCAAGTGCAGAGAGTGTGACAGTCTGGTGATGTTCCACGGAGCTGAGTGTGAGGAG TGCTCCTTGGCCTGTCACAAGAAATGCCTGGAGACTCTTGCCATTCAGTGTGGTCATAAGAAGCTCCAGGGTAGACTGCACCTGTTTGGGATTGACTTCGCCCAAGTAGCTAAGAACAGTCCTGACGGCATCCCCTTCATCATCAAAAAATGCACCTCGGAAATCGAGAGCCGTGCCCTGAACATTAAG GGCATTTATCGGGTGAATGGGGCGAAGTCTCGTGTGGAAAAGCTGTGCCAGGCCTTTGAGAACGGAAAGGACTTAGTAGAGCTTTCTGACCTCCACCCACATGACATAAGCAACGTGCTCAAGCTTTACCTAAGACAG TTGCCAGAGCCATTGATTCTGTATCGGTATTATAATGATGTCATTGGGCTGGCAAAAGAGACTCAGAACCTGGATGAGACCGACTCGGCTAAAGAGAAATCAACAGGGGAGCAGCTGTGCCTCAGCATTGAGCTTAAAAGAGTTCTCTTCAAAATTAGAGACCTCCTTCGCCAGCTTCCTGGAGCTCATTACAAAACCCTGCAGTTCCTCATCACACATCTGCACAG AGTAACAGAGCAGTCTGAGGAGAACAAGATGACAGCTAGTAACCTGGGTATCATCTTCGGTCCCACGCTCATCAAGCCCAGGCAGTTGGATGCAGAAGTGTCGCTGTCCTCTCTGGTTGACTACCCTCACCAGGCCCGCATGGTGGAGCTGCTCATCAATTACCACCAAATGATCTTTGATGTCCCCCTCAGCCCAGTGTCTCCCACCAGTCCTACAGCATCACAGGCTTCCACTGTGCCCAACATCCAGGACAAAGAGCCAAAACTCAGCCGTCACTCCCGATCTCTCATGGATATCAAAGAG AGTGCGAAAATTTACAAGAGACACTCGTCTGTGATTACCTCTGCACAGCTTGTGGAGGAAGTTAAGGAAATGAAGACAGGGGATGATAGAGCACAAACACCTG tGGGTGAGTGTTCAGATATCAATGGGGTTGACTCAGCTCCTGTGGACATGCAGAAGTCCACATCTGTGTTCAGCCGGCCCAGTGCCAGCAGCCGATTGGTGCAGCTGCGTCCCCAGCGCTCAAAGCCGGTGTCTCGACCCATCAGCATGCCTGTGGACCGACTGCTCAATGAGGTCAACAGCCGCAACACTGTGGAGCATGAACACTCGCCTGCCGCCATTCAGGAGACCACCGAACCGGAGAAACCTTCGACACCACGACTCTCAAGCTATTACAGGAACCCCTTAATCGACACTCAGACGCTCAGGAGGACCTGGGACAGACAGTACAGGCATTACGACGTGACACCCAGAACTGCAATGATAGTGGCCAACCTGCCACCCTCTGGTGTGCCGAAAGCATCTGAAATTAGCGTTGTACCCCACAGCATTGCTACTAGAAAAGATGGTACAAGCCAGTCTGTCGGGGCTCCAATAACCTTCCGAGCACCACGGACACTAAAACCCCCTCCTGGAACGTTCTATAGACCTCCATCAGGAGCCCAATTCAGGTCATTTGACTCACTGGCAAAAACTGTTTCAGCGGCACCAACCACTACCACAGGAGCTGTTTACACAACAGCCATTACCATATTAACAACAGCAGCCTCGTCAAATGTTGCGACAGTCACTACAGCAGTGACAACGCCCCCCACCACACCGACAACACCGGTGACTGTCGCTCTAACGGCCAAGCCAACCTTTACAACAATAACAAGCACTGTATCAGGAGTGGAAGAAGGACTTTCTGAAAGTGACTCGCAAAGCCCCATCACGCTCTCGCCCCCTCAGTCTCCAGGCTCCAGCGCTGAGGAGCTCAGCCCAACAGATGCCAAACCCCTCTATCAGAGACGCAGTCGCCGTATGCAGGAGCTGGAGCAGCGAGAGGcccattttgtttaa